The following proteins are encoded in a genomic region of Sander lucioperca isolate FBNREF2018 chromosome 23, SLUC_FBN_1.2, whole genome shotgun sequence:
- the LOC116039725 gene encoding protein NLRC3-like isoform X10, with product MSDLEEEEDGAESVVSGCQSMKSDWSKDELLNFSAEPGPSDTKLTSDQKMSDLEEEEDGAESVVSGCQSMKSDWSMPLPPDFSTEPGPSDTKLTSDQKMSDLEEEEDGAESVVSGCQSMKSDWSKDEPLNFSAEPGPSDTKEKRSEVSEEELSRTRTRTRTRTRTRTRTRTRAGLQTASQSSSEKKISGQHKHKHKIRVKRTYERVTEGADQTGSGTPLNRIFTEVYITDELSEEVNTQHEVRQLETASKMKTLHDSPIKCSDIFKALPDQQKHIRVVMMLGVAGVGKTFSVQKFCLDWAEGLENQDVDLVIPLSFRELNLIKDEQYSLLELLRVFHPTLQEVTAEQLAGSKVLFIFDGLDESRLSLDFNKRKVVSDVSQKSSVNVLLTNLIQGKLLPSALVWITSRPAAANQIPPACVDRVTEVRGFTDDQKEEYFRKRVSDEELSSRIISHIKTSRSLHIMCLIPVFCWITATVLDHMLTTDQRGELPKTLTDMYSHFLLVQTKRKKVKYAEGHETSPQELMEADREVLLKLGRLAFEQLKKGNIMFYQEDLERCGLDVTEASLYSGICSEIFKRESVIFKKTVYCFVHLSVQEFLAAVYLFHCYTNRNTQVLEDFLGKDFKHRDSNTESFLKKISKLFGMKDNYPSLDVFLKRAMEKSLESKNGHLDLFVRFLHGLSLKSNQRLLGGLLGQTDNSPEIIQRAINNLKEMNSDGISPDRSINIFHCLTEMNDHSVHQEIQEFLKSENRSEKKLSEIHCSALAYMLQMSEEVLDELDLEKYNTSEEGRLRLIPAVRNCRKARLWRCGLSEISCAALVSALKSNPSHLKKLNLWSNNLKESDVKQLCDLKESPDCRLETLEWWSP from the exons atgagtgatttggaggaagaggaggacggagcagagtctgtagtatctggctgtcAGTCTATGAAGAGTGACTGGTCCAAAGATGAACTTCTGAACTTCAGTGCtgaacctggaccctcagacacaaa actgacttcagatcagaagatgagtgatttggaggaagaggaggacggagcagagtctgtagtatctggctgtcAGTCTATGAAGAGTGACTGGTCGATGCCATTACCTCCAGACTTCAGTACtgaacctggaccctcagacacaaa actgacttcagatcagaagatgagtgatttggaggaagaggaggacggagcagagtctgtagtatctggctgtcAGTCTATGAAGAGTGACTGGTCCAAAGATGAACCTCTGAACTTCAGTGCtgaacctggaccctcagacacaaa agagaagaggagtgaAGTTTCTGAGGAGGAGCTgtccagaaccagaaccagaaccagaaccagaaccagaaccagaaccagaaccagaaccagagctgGACTGCAGACAGCCAGTCAGAGCAGCTCTGAAAAAA AGATCAGTGGTcagcataaacataaacataagatcAGAGTGAAGAGGACATATGAACGTGTGACTGAAGGAGCTGATCAAACAGGAAGTGGAACCCCCCTCAACAGGATCTTCACTGAGGTCTACATCACAGATGAACTGAGTGAAGAAGTTAATACCCAACATGAGGTGAGGCAGCTCGAGACAGCTTCCAAGATGAAGACCCTCCATGACTCTCCAATCAAGTGCAGCGACATCTTTAAAGCCTTACCTGaccaacagaaacacatcagagTCGTTATGATGCTCGGCGTCGCTGGCGTTGGAAAAACCTTCTCAGTGCAGAAGTTCTGTCTGGACTGGGCCGAGGGTTTGGAAAACCAAGATGTGGATCTGGTGATTCCTCTTTCCTTCAGGGAGCTGAACTTGATCAAAGATGAGCAGTACAGTCTTCTGGAGCTGCTCCGTGTTTTCCATCCAACATTACAGGAGGTCACAGCAGAGCAGCTCGCTGGCTCTAAAGTtctcttcatctttgacggCCTGGATGAAAGCAGACTTTCACTGGATTTCAACAAGAGGAAGGTTGTTTCTGATGTCAGTCAGAAGTCATCAGTCAACGTGCTGTTGACAAACCTCATCCAGGGGAAGCTGCTTCCCTCGGCTCTCGTCTGGATAACTtcccgacctgcagcagccaatcagatccctcctgcgtGTGTTGACAGGGTAACAGAAGTACGAGGCTTCACTGACgaccagaaggaggagtacttcaggaagagagtcagtgatgaagagctgtccagcagaatcatctcccacatcaagacatccagaagcctccacatcatgtgtctgatcccagtcttctgctggatcactgctacagttctggaccacatgttgactacagaccagagaggagagctgcccaagaccctgactgacatgtactcacactttctgctggttcagacaaagaggaagaaggTCAAGTATGCTGAGGGACATGAGACGAGTCCACAGGAGCTGATGGAGGCTGACAGGGAAGTTCTTCTGAAGCTGGGGAGGCTGGCGTTTGAACAACTaaagaaaggaaacatcatgttctacCAAGAAGACCTGGAGCGCTGTGGTCTGGATGTCACAGAGGCCTCGCTGTACTCAGGAATTTGttcagagatcttcaaaagagagagtgtgatcttcaagaaaacagtctactgcttcgttcatctgagtgttcaggagtttctggctgcagtctacctgttccactgttacaccaacaggaacacacaggTACTGGAGGACTTCCTGGGGAAAGACTTCAAGCACAGGGACTCAAACACAGAGTCTTTTCTCAAGAAGATTTCTAAGCTTTTTGGAATGAAAGACAATTACCCATCCCTGGATGTCTTCCTGAAGAGAGCCATGGAGAAATCCCTTGAGAGTAAAAATGGCCACCTGGACCTGTTTGTCCGCTTCCTTCATGGCCTCTCTCTGAAGTCCAACCAGAGACTCTTAGGAGGcctgctgggtcagacagacaacagtccaGAAATCATCCAGAGAGCCATCAACAACCTGAAGGAGATGAACAGTGATGGGATCTCTCCTGACAGAAGCATCAACATCTTCCACTGTCTGACGGAGATGAACGACCACTCAGTCCATCAGGAGATCCAAGAGTTCCTGAAGTCAGAGAACAGATCAGAGAAGAAACTCTCTGAGATCCACTGCTCAGCTCTGGCCTACATGCTGCAGATGTCAGAGGAGGTTCTGGATGAGTTGGACCTGGAGAAGTACAACACATCAGAGGAGGGACGACtgagactgattccagctgtgaGGAACTGCAGAAAGGCTCG atTGTGGCGCTGCggtttgtcagagatcagctgtgctgctctggtctcagctctgaagtccaacccctcccatctgaaaAAGCTGAACCTGTGGAGCAACAACCTGAAGGAGTCAGACGTGAAGCAGCTGTGTGATCTGAAGGAGAGTCCagactgtagactggagactctgga
- the LOC116039725 gene encoding protein NLRC3-like isoform X2 → MSDLEEEEDGAESVVSGCQSMKSDWSKDELLNFSAEPGPSDTKLTSDQKMSDLEEEEDGAESVVSGCQSMKSDWSMPLPPDFSTEPGPSDTKLTSDQKMSDLEEEEDGAESVVSGCQSMKSDWSKDEPLNFSAEPGPSDTKEKRSEVSEEELSRTRTRTRTRTRTRTRTRTRAGLQTASQSSSEKKISGQHKHKHKIRVKRTYERVTEGADQTGSGTPLNRIFTEVYITDELSEEVNTQHEVRQLETASKMKTLHDSPIKCSDIFKALPDQQKHIRVVMMLGVAGVGKTFSVQKFCLDWAEGLENQDVDLVIPLSFRELNLIKDEQYSLLELLRVFHPTLQEVTAEQLAGSKVLFIFDGLDESRLSLDFNKRKVVSDVSQKSSVNVLLTNLIQGKLLPSALVWITSRPAAANQIPPACVDRVTEVRGFTDDQKEEYFRKRVSDEELSSRIISHIKTSRSLHIMCLIPVFCWITATVLDHMLTTDQRGELPKTLTDMYSHFLLVQTKRKKVKYAEGHETSPQELMEADREVLLKLGRLAFEQLKKGNIMFYQEDLERCGLDVTEASLYSGICSEIFKRESVIFKKTVYCFVHLSVQEFLAAVYLFHCYTNRNTQVLEDFLGKDFKHRDSNTESFLKKISKLFGMKDNYPSLDVFLKRAMEKSLESKNGHLDLFVRFLHGLSLKSNQRLLGGLLGQTDNSPEIIQRAINNLKEMNSDGISPDRSINIFHCLTEMNDHSVHQEIQEFLKSENRSEKKLSEIHCSALAYMLQMSEEVLDELDLEKYNTSEEGRLRLIPAVRNCRKARLRSCSLSEISCSSLISALKSNPSHLRELDLGGNKNLKDSGVKQLCAGLESPNCRLETLRLRSCGLSEISCSSLVSALKSNPSHLRELDLSYNLNLKDSGLKQLCAGLESPNCRLETLRLENCGLSEISCSSLASALKSNPSHLRELDLGDNYNLKDSGLKQLCAGLESPNCRLETLRLWRCGLSEISCAALVSALKSNPSHLKKLNLWSNNLKESDVKQLCDLKESPDCRLETLEWWSP, encoded by the exons atgagtgatttggaggaagaggaggacggagcagagtctgtagtatctggctgtcAGTCTATGAAGAGTGACTGGTCCAAAGATGAACTTCTGAACTTCAGTGCtgaacctggaccctcagacacaaa actgacttcagatcagaagatgagtgatttggaggaagaggaggacggagcagagtctgtagtatctggctgtcAGTCTATGAAGAGTGACTGGTCGATGCCATTACCTCCAGACTTCAGTACtgaacctggaccctcagacacaaa actgacttcagatcagaagatgagtgatttggaggaagaggaggacggagcagagtctgtagtatctggctgtcAGTCTATGAAGAGTGACTGGTCCAAAGATGAACCTCTGAACTTCAGTGCtgaacctggaccctcagacacaaa agagaagaggagtgaAGTTTCTGAGGAGGAGCTgtccagaaccagaaccagaaccagaaccagaaccagaaccagaaccagaaccagaaccagagctgGACTGCAGACAGCCAGTCAGAGCAGCTCTGAAAAAA AGATCAGTGGTcagcataaacataaacataagatcAGAGTGAAGAGGACATATGAACGTGTGACTGAAGGAGCTGATCAAACAGGAAGTGGAACCCCCCTCAACAGGATCTTCACTGAGGTCTACATCACAGATGAACTGAGTGAAGAAGTTAATACCCAACATGAGGTGAGGCAGCTCGAGACAGCTTCCAAGATGAAGACCCTCCATGACTCTCCAATCAAGTGCAGCGACATCTTTAAAGCCTTACCTGaccaacagaaacacatcagagTCGTTATGATGCTCGGCGTCGCTGGCGTTGGAAAAACCTTCTCAGTGCAGAAGTTCTGTCTGGACTGGGCCGAGGGTTTGGAAAACCAAGATGTGGATCTGGTGATTCCTCTTTCCTTCAGGGAGCTGAACTTGATCAAAGATGAGCAGTACAGTCTTCTGGAGCTGCTCCGTGTTTTCCATCCAACATTACAGGAGGTCACAGCAGAGCAGCTCGCTGGCTCTAAAGTtctcttcatctttgacggCCTGGATGAAAGCAGACTTTCACTGGATTTCAACAAGAGGAAGGTTGTTTCTGATGTCAGTCAGAAGTCATCAGTCAACGTGCTGTTGACAAACCTCATCCAGGGGAAGCTGCTTCCCTCGGCTCTCGTCTGGATAACTtcccgacctgcagcagccaatcagatccctcctgcgtGTGTTGACAGGGTAACAGAAGTACGAGGCTTCACTGACgaccagaaggaggagtacttcaggaagagagtcagtgatgaagagctgtccagcagaatcatctcccacatcaagacatccagaagcctccacatcatgtgtctgatcccagtcttctgctggatcactgctacagttctggaccacatgttgactacagaccagagaggagagctgcccaagaccctgactgacatgtactcacactttctgctggttcagacaaagaggaagaaggTCAAGTATGCTGAGGGACATGAGACGAGTCCACAGGAGCTGATGGAGGCTGACAGGGAAGTTCTTCTGAAGCTGGGGAGGCTGGCGTTTGAACAACTaaagaaaggaaacatcatgttctacCAAGAAGACCTGGAGCGCTGTGGTCTGGATGTCACAGAGGCCTCGCTGTACTCAGGAATTTGttcagagatcttcaaaagagagagtgtgatcttcaagaaaacagtctactgcttcgttcatctgagtgttcaggagtttctggctgcagtctacctgttccactgttacaccaacaggaacacacaggTACTGGAGGACTTCCTGGGGAAAGACTTCAAGCACAGGGACTCAAACACAGAGTCTTTTCTCAAGAAGATTTCTAAGCTTTTTGGAATGAAAGACAATTACCCATCCCTGGATGTCTTCCTGAAGAGAGCCATGGAGAAATCCCTTGAGAGTAAAAATGGCCACCTGGACCTGTTTGTCCGCTTCCTTCATGGCCTCTCTCTGAAGTCCAACCAGAGACTCTTAGGAGGcctgctgggtcagacagacaacagtccaGAAATCATCCAGAGAGCCATCAACAACCTGAAGGAGATGAACAGTGATGGGATCTCTCCTGACAGAAGCATCAACATCTTCCACTGTCTGACGGAGATGAACGACCACTCAGTCCATCAGGAGATCCAAGAGTTCCTGAAGTCAGAGAACAGATCAGAGAAGAAACTCTCTGAGATCCACTGCTCAGCTCTGGCCTACATGCTGCAGATGTCAGAGGAGGTTCTGGATGAGTTGGACCTGGAGAAGTACAACACATCAGAGGAGGGACGACtgagactgattccagctgtgaGGAACTGCAGAAAGGCTCG ATTGAGGAGCTGcagtttgtcagagatcagctgttcttctctgatctcagctctgaagtccaacccctcccatctgagagagctggacctgggGGGCAACAAGaacctgaaggattcaggagtgaagcagctGTGTGCTGGATTGGagagtccaaactgtagactggagactctgag ATTGAGGAGCTGCggtttgtcagagatcagctgttcttctctggtctcagctctgaagtccaacccctcccatctgagagagctggacctgagctacaaccttaacctgaaggattcaggaCTGAAGCAGCTGTGTGCTGGATTGGagagtccaaactgtagactggagactctgag ATTGGAGAACTGCGGTctgtcagagatcagctgttcttctctggcctcagctctgaagtccaacccctcccatctgagagagctggacctgggGGACAACTACaacctgaaggattcaggaCTGAAGCAGCTGTGTGCTGGATTGGagagtccaaactgtagactggagactctgag atTGTGGCGCTGCggtttgtcagagatcagctgtgctgctctggtctcagctctgaagtccaacccctcccatctgaaaAAGCTGAACCTGTGGAGCAACAACCTGAAGGAGTCAGACGTGAAGCAGCTGTGTGATCTGAAGGAGAGTCCagactgtagactggagactctgga
- the LOC116039725 gene encoding protein NLRC3-like isoform X7, with product MSDLEEEEDGAESVVSGCQSMKSDWSKDELLNFSAEPGPSDTKLTSDQKMSDLEEEEDGAESVVSGCQSMKSDWSMPLPPDFSTEPGPSDTKLTSDQKMSDLEEEEDGAESVVSGCQSMKSDWSKDEPLNFSAEPGPSDTKEKRSEVSEEELSRTRTRTRTRTRTRTRTRTRAGLQTASQSSSEKKISGQHKHKHKIRVKRTYERVTEGADQTGSGTPLNRIFTEVYITDELSEEVNTQHEVRQLETASKMKTLHDSPIKCSDIFKALPDQQKHIRVVMMLGVAGVGKTFSVQKFCLDWAEGLENQDVDLVIPLSFRELNLIKDEQYSLLELLRVFHPTLQEVTAEQLAGSKVLFIFDGLDESRLSLDFNKRKVVSDVSQKSSVNVLLTNLIQGKLLPSALVWITSRPAAANQIPPACVDRVTEVRGFTDDQKEEYFRKRVSDEELSSRIISHIKTSRSLHIMCLIPVFCWITATVLDHMLTTDQRGELPKTLTDMYSHFLLVQTKRKKVKYAEGHETSPQELMEADREVLLKLGRLAFEQLKKGNIMFYQEDLERCGLDVTEASLYSGICSEIFKRESVIFKKTVYCFVHLSVQEFLAAVYLFHCYTNRNTQVLEDFLGKDFKHRDSNTESFLKKISKLFGMKDNYPSLDVFLKRAMEKSLESKNGHLDLFVRFLHGLSLKSNQRLLGGLLGQTDNSPEIIQRAINNLKEMNSDGISPDRSINIFHCLTEMNDHSVHQEIQEFLKSENRSEKKLSEIHCSALAYMLQMSEEVLDELDLEKYNTSEEGRLRLIPAVRNCRKARLRSCGLSEISCSSLVSALKSNPSHLRELDLSYNLNLKDSGLKQLCAGLESPNCRLETLRLENCGLSEISCSSLASALKSNPSHLRELDLGDNYNLKDSGLKQLCAGLESPNCRLETLRLWWSP from the exons atgagtgatttggaggaagaggaggacggagcagagtctgtagtatctggctgtcAGTCTATGAAGAGTGACTGGTCCAAAGATGAACTTCTGAACTTCAGTGCtgaacctggaccctcagacacaaa actgacttcagatcagaagatgagtgatttggaggaagaggaggacggagcagagtctgtagtatctggctgtcAGTCTATGAAGAGTGACTGGTCGATGCCATTACCTCCAGACTTCAGTACtgaacctggaccctcagacacaaa actgacttcagatcagaagatgagtgatttggaggaagaggaggacggagcagagtctgtagtatctggctgtcAGTCTATGAAGAGTGACTGGTCCAAAGATGAACCTCTGAACTTCAGTGCtgaacctggaccctcagacacaaa agagaagaggagtgaAGTTTCTGAGGAGGAGCTgtccagaaccagaaccagaaccagaaccagaaccagaaccagaaccagaaccagaaccagagctgGACTGCAGACAGCCAGTCAGAGCAGCTCTGAAAAAA AGATCAGTGGTcagcataaacataaacataagatcAGAGTGAAGAGGACATATGAACGTGTGACTGAAGGAGCTGATCAAACAGGAAGTGGAACCCCCCTCAACAGGATCTTCACTGAGGTCTACATCACAGATGAACTGAGTGAAGAAGTTAATACCCAACATGAGGTGAGGCAGCTCGAGACAGCTTCCAAGATGAAGACCCTCCATGACTCTCCAATCAAGTGCAGCGACATCTTTAAAGCCTTACCTGaccaacagaaacacatcagagTCGTTATGATGCTCGGCGTCGCTGGCGTTGGAAAAACCTTCTCAGTGCAGAAGTTCTGTCTGGACTGGGCCGAGGGTTTGGAAAACCAAGATGTGGATCTGGTGATTCCTCTTTCCTTCAGGGAGCTGAACTTGATCAAAGATGAGCAGTACAGTCTTCTGGAGCTGCTCCGTGTTTTCCATCCAACATTACAGGAGGTCACAGCAGAGCAGCTCGCTGGCTCTAAAGTtctcttcatctttgacggCCTGGATGAAAGCAGACTTTCACTGGATTTCAACAAGAGGAAGGTTGTTTCTGATGTCAGTCAGAAGTCATCAGTCAACGTGCTGTTGACAAACCTCATCCAGGGGAAGCTGCTTCCCTCGGCTCTCGTCTGGATAACTtcccgacctgcagcagccaatcagatccctcctgcgtGTGTTGACAGGGTAACAGAAGTACGAGGCTTCACTGACgaccagaaggaggagtacttcaggaagagagtcagtgatgaagagctgtccagcagaatcatctcccacatcaagacatccagaagcctccacatcatgtgtctgatcccagtcttctgctggatcactgctacagttctggaccacatgttgactacagaccagagaggagagctgcccaagaccctgactgacatgtactcacactttctgctggttcagacaaagaggaagaaggTCAAGTATGCTGAGGGACATGAGACGAGTCCACAGGAGCTGATGGAGGCTGACAGGGAAGTTCTTCTGAAGCTGGGGAGGCTGGCGTTTGAACAACTaaagaaaggaaacatcatgttctacCAAGAAGACCTGGAGCGCTGTGGTCTGGATGTCACAGAGGCCTCGCTGTACTCAGGAATTTGttcagagatcttcaaaagagagagtgtgatcttcaagaaaacagtctactgcttcgttcatctgagtgttcaggagtttctggctgcagtctacctgttccactgttacaccaacaggaacacacaggTACTGGAGGACTTCCTGGGGAAAGACTTCAAGCACAGGGACTCAAACACAGAGTCTTTTCTCAAGAAGATTTCTAAGCTTTTTGGAATGAAAGACAATTACCCATCCCTGGATGTCTTCCTGAAGAGAGCCATGGAGAAATCCCTTGAGAGTAAAAATGGCCACCTGGACCTGTTTGTCCGCTTCCTTCATGGCCTCTCTCTGAAGTCCAACCAGAGACTCTTAGGAGGcctgctgggtcagacagacaacagtccaGAAATCATCCAGAGAGCCATCAACAACCTGAAGGAGATGAACAGTGATGGGATCTCTCCTGACAGAAGCATCAACATCTTCCACTGTCTGACGGAGATGAACGACCACTCAGTCCATCAGGAGATCCAAGAGTTCCTGAAGTCAGAGAACAGATCAGAGAAGAAACTCTCTGAGATCCACTGCTCAGCTCTGGCCTACATGCTGCAGATGTCAGAGGAGGTTCTGGATGAGTTGGACCTGGAGAAGTACAACACATCAGAGGAGGGACGACtgagactgattccagctgtgaGGAACTGCAGAAAGGCTCG ATTGAGGAGCTGCggtttgtcagagatcagctgttcttctctggtctcagctctgaagtccaacccctcccatctgagagagctggacctgagctacaaccttaacctgaaggattcaggaCTGAAGCAGCTGTGTGCTGGATTGGagagtccaaactgtagactggagactctgag ATTGGAGAACTGCGGTctgtcagagatcagctgttcttctctggcctcagctctgaagtccaacccctcccatctgagagagctggacctgggGGACAACTACaacctgaaggattcaggaCTGAAGCAGCTGTGTGCTGGATTGGagagtccaaactgtagactggagactctgag atT